A DNA window from Actinokineospora baliensis contains the following coding sequences:
- a CDS encoding response regulator, whose translation MAAVGLGQAVRTTPAGALPANMVPHPREELFSVLVVDDHPLLREAIAARLTQMGAGTVHEAATVAEARARAQATGPCDLAILDLGLPDGSGIELVTELRSHGWPRIVVLASSDDPYAVRSAFQAGAQAYLLKSASPVVVTDGVRRVLEGGVYADPSVAPVLATGTRVPGTDNTPRELSAREVEVLQLVADGQSNKEIGEALNLSALTVKSHLSRIGRKLGTGDRAQMVALAMRAGVIR comes from the coding sequence GTGGCTGCCGTCGGCTTAGGTCAGGCCGTTCGAACCACGCCAGCCGGCGCCTTGCCGGCGAACATGGTCCCGCACCCGCGGGAGGAGCTGTTCTCAGTGCTGGTGGTTGACGACCACCCACTGTTGAGGGAGGCGATAGCGGCTCGGCTCACACAGATGGGCGCGGGCACAGTGCACGAGGCCGCCACGGTGGCCGAGGCGAGGGCGCGAGCGCAGGCCACCGGGCCGTGCGACCTGGCGATCCTCGACCTGGGTCTGCCTGACGGTAGCGGGATCGAGCTGGTCACGGAACTGCGCAGCCACGGTTGGCCGCGCATCGTCGTGCTGGCATCGTCCGACGACCCATACGCCGTTCGATCGGCCTTCCAGGCGGGCGCTCAGGCCTACCTGCTGAAGTCCGCGTCGCCGGTGGTGGTGACCGACGGGGTCCGCCGGGTGCTCGAGGGTGGCGTCTACGCCGACCCGAGTGTCGCCCCGGTCCTCGCCACGGGCACCAGGGTCCCCGGCACCGACAACACCCCGCGCGAGCTGTCGGCGCGCGAGGTCGAGGTGCTGCAACTGGTCGCCGACGGCCAGTCCAACAAGGAGATCGGCGAGGCGCTGAACCTCTCGGCGCTGACGGTGAAGTCTCACCTGTCGCGGATCGGCCGCAAGTTGGGCACCGGCGACCGGGCCCAGATGGTCGCGCTGGCCATGCGGGCAGGCGTCATCAGGTAG
- a CDS encoding M14 family zinc carboxypeptidase, whose protein sequence is MLAAVGLSGAVVFGLTTATAPTAAAADNILRADADVARSCFERLLPAGTRGTAHREVTSAVNGLVQARLSQTGSGAGDWDLAVFDKATGGVVAASAALRSAELAESFVTKDQRLVVQACRYAGTSRTVKLGVDFLAINNQGGSTAVPRAEIVRVETPTRQQKDRLLALDLDVTEKADATGVEVVLADDADRKTLADSGLRSTVVQADLTARSIENTKRDKDYAAKGKASALPSGRTTYRHLYEYDYEVKDLARRNPGLVKAFTLPNATWEGREVSALEIATDVDNAADGKAVNVLMGVHHAREWPAGEHAMEWAHELVKGYRAGGELRSLVGKTRNIVIPIVNADGFSISREAEPKGDFTRFDYEMKRKNCNVNDSPEAFRTGVCKANPAGRQRGTDPNRNYAGFWGGAGASTAWSSDTYRGSAPFSEPETRNIRSLVSTRQVTNLITLHTYSNLVLRVPGVADVRPPLDEPVYKALGDKMASRNGYTSQPSWMLYDTTGSTEDWSYFATGGFGFTFEIGPNEFHPTFEAGVVAEYTGTAPAAGAGKGGNRQAFIDMLGNAADPAAHSTLIGSAPKGYQLQLRKAFQTPTSPVVNPDGTVGQPLYVADTLTSNLTATGGRFSWAVNPSTRPYVAGRYGRDPKGPAQSNITLPNPAGVPATNTNFPEDMTAERVSFHVDGLPKVDNGKLQVSIAWANPATDWDLYIFDAAGNVVTSSASGGTNSERAVLFDPPAGDYTAAIVNYSQAGPTTDDWADLKVEFASPLPTTYGPKEPYQLTCSDKRGRLVGLSDVYVDRGQTIDVGDVCQRSARSNKERKR, encoded by the coding sequence GTGCTCGCCGCGGTCGGTCTGAGCGGGGCCGTGGTCTTCGGCCTCACCACGGCCACCGCGCCCACCGCGGCGGCCGCGGACAACATCCTGCGCGCCGACGCCGACGTGGCCCGCTCCTGCTTCGAGCGGCTGCTGCCCGCGGGCACCAGGGGAACCGCGCACCGCGAGGTCACCAGCGCGGTCAACGGTCTGGTGCAGGCCCGGCTGAGCCAGACCGGCTCGGGCGCCGGGGACTGGGACCTGGCGGTGTTCGACAAGGCGACCGGCGGCGTCGTGGCCGCCTCCGCCGCGCTGCGCAGCGCGGAGCTCGCGGAGAGCTTCGTGACCAAGGACCAGCGCTTAGTCGTGCAGGCGTGCCGCTACGCCGGGACTTCGCGCACGGTGAAGCTGGGCGTGGACTTCCTGGCCATCAACAACCAGGGCGGCTCCACCGCCGTCCCGCGCGCGGAGATCGTCCGCGTGGAGACCCCGACCCGCCAGCAGAAGGACCGCCTGCTGGCCCTGGACCTCGACGTCACCGAGAAGGCCGACGCCACCGGCGTCGAGGTCGTGCTCGCCGACGACGCCGACCGCAAGACCCTGGCCGACAGCGGACTGCGGTCCACCGTGGTGCAGGCGGACCTGACCGCCCGCTCGATCGAGAACACCAAGCGGGACAAGGACTACGCGGCCAAGGGCAAGGCCTCCGCGCTGCCCTCCGGCCGGACCACCTACCGGCACCTCTACGAGTACGACTACGAGGTCAAGGACCTCGCTCGGCGCAACCCCGGGCTGGTCAAGGCCTTCACCCTCCCCAACGCCACCTGGGAGGGCCGCGAGGTCAGCGCGTTGGAGATCGCCACCGACGTCGACAACGCCGCCGACGGCAAGGCCGTCAACGTGCTCATGGGTGTGCACCACGCGCGCGAGTGGCCCGCGGGTGAGCACGCCATGGAGTGGGCGCACGAGCTGGTCAAGGGCTACCGGGCGGGCGGAGAACTGCGGTCGCTGGTGGGCAAGACCCGCAACATCGTCATCCCGATCGTCAACGCGGACGGCTTCTCGATCTCCCGCGAGGCCGAGCCCAAGGGCGACTTCACCCGCTTCGACTACGAGATGAAGCGCAAGAACTGCAACGTCAACGACTCGCCGGAGGCGTTCCGCACCGGCGTCTGCAAGGCGAACCCGGCAGGCCGCCAGCGCGGCACCGACCCCAACCGCAACTACGCGGGCTTCTGGGGCGGCGCAGGCGCGTCCACCGCGTGGAGCAGCGACACCTACCGCGGCTCGGCGCCGTTCTCCGAGCCGGAGACCCGCAACATCCGCTCGCTGGTGTCCACCCGCCAGGTGACCAACCTGATCACCCTGCACACGTACTCGAACCTGGTCCTGCGCGTGCCCGGCGTCGCCGACGTCCGCCCGCCGCTCGACGAGCCGGTGTACAAGGCGCTCGGCGACAAGATGGCCTCCCGCAACGGGTACACCAGCCAGCCGTCGTGGATGCTCTACGACACCACGGGGTCCACTGAGGACTGGTCGTACTTCGCCACCGGCGGGTTCGGCTTCACCTTCGAGATCGGCCCCAACGAGTTCCACCCGACCTTCGAGGCGGGCGTGGTCGCCGAGTACACCGGCACCGCCCCGGCGGCGGGCGCTGGCAAGGGCGGCAACCGCCAGGCGTTCATCGACATGCTGGGCAACGCCGCCGACCCGGCCGCGCACTCGACGCTGATCGGCTCGGCGCCCAAGGGGTACCAGCTGCAGCTGCGCAAGGCCTTCCAGACGCCCACCTCCCCGGTGGTCAACCCGGACGGCACGGTCGGCCAGCCGCTGTACGTGGCGGACACGCTGACCTCCAACCTCACCGCCACCGGCGGCCGCTTCAGCTGGGCCGTCAACCCCTCCACCCGCCCCTACGTCGCGGGCCGCTACGGCCGCGACCCCAAGGGCCCGGCCCAGTCCAACATCACCCTGCCCAACCCGGCCGGGGTTCCGGCGACCAACACCAACTTCCCGGAGGACATGACCGCGGAGCGCGTGTCGTTCCACGTGGATGGTCTGCCCAAGGTGGACAACGGCAAGCTCCAGGTCTCCATCGCCTGGGCCAACCCGGCCACCGACTGGGACCTGTACATCTTCGACGCCGCGGGCAACGTCGTGACCTCCTCGGCCAGCGGCGGCACCAACTCCGAGCGCGCCGTCCTGTTCGACCCGCCCGCGGGCGACTACACCGCGGCGATCGTGAACTACTCCCAAGCAGGCCCCACGACCGACGACTGGGCCGACCTGAAGGTGGAGTTCGCCTCCCCGCTGCCGACCACCTACGGCCCGAAGGAGCCTTACCAGCTCACCTGCTCGGACAAGCGCGGCCGCCTGGTCGGCCTCTCCGACGTGTACGTGGACCGCGGCCAAACCATCGACGTCGGCGACGTTTGCCAGCGTTCGGCCCGCTCCAACAAGGAACGCAAGCGGTAA
- a CDS encoding dipeptidase yields the protein MHNPSVDRARALLSRTPLVDGHNDLPWALRDRHGSVPAVTAALSDLTSTLPGLHTDLGRLRDGGVGAQFWSVWVPCSLAEHEAVTVTVEQVELVHRLIAAYPADLALATTADQVESAFAEGRIASLIGAEGGHSIASSLGALGALHRLGVRYMTLTHNDNTPWADSATDEPGVGGLSEFGREVVAEMNRLGMLVDLSHVADTTMRDALDATTAPVIFSHSSCRAVADHPRNVPDDVLERLPGNGGVLMVTFVPRFVSPAIAAWDDRMAEAMAAQGLKHSDLVVRERFFETWEGRHEQPQATLEDVVAHLEHAREVVGIDHIGIGGDYDGCPDMPTGLTDVSGYPALLGALLDRGWSEDDCAKVAGRNVLRVLRCAEEVAGTVG from the coding sequence GTGCACAACCCCTCGGTAGACCGGGCTCGAGCGTTGCTCAGCCGCACCCCTCTTGTCGACGGACACAACGACCTCCCCTGGGCTCTGCGTGACCGCCATGGGAGCGTTCCCGCCGTCACCGCCGCCCTCAGCGACCTCACCAGCACCCTGCCCGGCCTGCACACAGACCTGGGCAGGCTCCGCGACGGCGGGGTCGGCGCCCAGTTCTGGTCGGTGTGGGTGCCCTGCTCGCTCGCCGAGCACGAGGCGGTCACGGTCACCGTCGAACAGGTCGAACTCGTCCACCGGCTGATCGCCGCCTACCCGGCGGACCTGGCCCTGGCCACCACCGCTGACCAGGTGGAATCCGCCTTCGCCGAGGGCAGGATCGCCTCGCTGATCGGCGCGGAGGGCGGCCACAGCATCGCCAGCTCGCTCGGTGCCCTCGGCGCCCTGCACCGCCTCGGGGTCCGCTACATGACCCTCACGCACAACGACAACACGCCGTGGGCGGACTCGGCCACCGACGAGCCCGGCGTCGGCGGGCTCTCGGAGTTCGGCCGCGAGGTGGTCGCCGAGATGAACCGGCTCGGCATGCTCGTCGACCTGTCCCACGTGGCGGACACGACCATGCGCGACGCCCTGGACGCGACCACGGCGCCGGTGATCTTCAGCCACTCGTCGTGCCGCGCGGTGGCCGACCACCCGCGCAACGTGCCCGATGACGTGCTCGAACGGCTCCCCGGCAACGGCGGCGTGCTGATGGTGACCTTCGTGCCCCGGTTCGTCTCGCCCGCCATCGCCGCCTGGGACGACCGGATGGCCGAGGCGATGGCCGCGCAGGGCCTCAAGCACTCCGACCTGGTCGTGCGCGAGCGGTTCTTCGAGACCTGGGAGGGCCGCCACGAGCAGCCCCAGGCCACCCTGGAGGACGTCGTGGCGCACCTGGAGCACGCCCGCGAGGTCGTCGGGATCGACCACATCGGCATCGGCGGCGACTACGACGGCTGCCCCGACATGCCCACCGGGCTCACCGACGTCAGCGGTTACCCGGCGCTGCTGGGCGCGCTGCTCGACCGCGGCTGGAGCGAGGACGACTGCGCGAAGGTTGCAGGGCGTAACGTCCTGCGGGTCCTCCGTTGCGCCGAAGAGGTGGCGGGCACCGTCGGATAA
- a CDS encoding GntR family transcriptional regulator, translating to MPREDETEVKVGVNAADIARDLRGAITRGEYQPGDRLPGENNLMQQYGVARMTARTAVSTLQNEGLAVAHQGRGVFVRERRHMQRHGTERYARSRWQKAVLGAEAAEQNRKASRVVRLLATVPAPEKVAQRLALPADTPVWTRQRLVFLDDHPIQIADSYYPLDVVERSTLRETEPGSSDFAQLDAVGHTPTRIREEWSARMPSPDEVSALSLLPGTPVLEFVRTITDQTGRPVEVMLSLIAADSAEMVYDFPVPD from the coding sequence ATGCCTAGAGAAGACGAGACGGAAGTCAAGGTTGGGGTGAACGCCGCGGATATCGCGCGTGATCTGCGCGGTGCGATCACGCGGGGCGAGTACCAGCCGGGCGATCGGCTCCCTGGCGAGAACAACCTCATGCAGCAGTACGGCGTTGCCCGGATGACCGCGCGGACCGCCGTGTCCACGCTCCAGAACGAGGGGCTCGCGGTCGCCCACCAGGGGCGCGGCGTGTTCGTGCGCGAGCGGCGGCACATGCAGCGGCACGGAACCGAGCGGTACGCCCGGAGTCGTTGGCAGAAAGCTGTTCTGGGCGCGGAAGCGGCGGAGCAGAACCGCAAGGCGAGTCGGGTGGTTCGACTGCTGGCCACGGTCCCGGCTCCGGAGAAGGTCGCCCAGCGGCTCGCCCTCCCGGCCGACACTCCCGTGTGGACACGGCAGCGTCTGGTGTTCCTGGACGACCATCCCATCCAGATCGCGGATTCCTACTACCCGCTCGACGTGGTCGAGCGGAGCACGCTGCGGGAGACCGAGCCTGGCTCCTCGGACTTCGCGCAACTGGACGCGGTCGGGCACACCCCGACGCGGATTCGCGAGGAGTGGTCGGCGAGGATGCCTTCTCCCGACGAGGTTTCCGCGCTGAGCCTGCTCCCGGGCACGCCGGTCCTGGAGTTCGTGCGCACGATCACCGACCAGACCGGTCGGCCTGTTGAGGTGATGCTGTCCCTCATCGCGGCGGACAGCGCGGAGATGGTCTACGACTTCCCCGTTCCCGACTGA
- a CDS encoding fasciclin domain-containing protein produces the protein MHNKIRTAVAITGISALALLASACGGSDNSATGSTAMTTTTSAAAPMTTTSAMADPAADLVGPGCADYAKAVPSGAGSVSGMAADPVAVAAGNNPLLTTLVAAVSGKLNPKVNLVDTLNGSEFTVFAPVDDAFKKIDAATIEKLKTDDALLTKILTYHVVAGQKSPTAVVGSQTTVEKGTVEVTGSGNNLKVNDANVICGGVKTANATVYLIDSVLMPKS, from the coding sequence ATGCACAACAAGATCCGCACGGCCGTCGCCATCACCGGGATCAGCGCGCTCGCCCTGCTCGCCTCGGCCTGCGGCGGCAGCGACAACTCGGCGACCGGCTCCACCGCGATGACCACGACCACCAGCGCGGCCGCGCCGATGACCACCACCTCCGCGATGGCCGACCCGGCCGCCGACCTGGTCGGCCCCGGCTGCGCCGACTACGCCAAGGCCGTCCCCAGCGGCGCCGGATCCGTCTCCGGCATGGCCGCCGACCCCGTCGCCGTCGCCGCGGGCAACAACCCCCTGCTCACCACCCTCGTCGCCGCCGTCTCCGGCAAGCTCAACCCCAAGGTCAACCTCGTCGACACCCTCAACGGCAGCGAATTCACCGTCTTCGCCCCCGTCGACGACGCCTTCAAGAAGATCGACGCGGCGACCATCGAGAAGCTCAAGACCGACGACGCCCTGCTGACCAAGATCCTCACCTACCACGTCGTCGCAGGCCAGAAGTCCCCGACCGCGGTCGTCGGCTCCCAGACCACCGTGGAAAAGGGCACCGTCGAGGTCACCGGCTCCGGCAACAACCTGAAGGTCAACGACGCCAACGTCATCTGCGGCGGCGTCAAGACCGCCAACGCCACGGTGTACCTGATCGACTCGGTCCTCATGCCCAAGAGCTAA
- a CDS encoding HRDC domain-containing protein translates to MTTTGSGPSAVEPPAPVLLTEPEEGTPDVVVDLTALERAAHRIAAGHGPIAVDTERASGYRYSQRAYLVQVRRQGAGTFLIDPVAVDDRVEALVAALDTGEWVLHAASQDLPCLADLGLRPGKLFDTELAGRLAGFERVALGTLVELLLGFRLEKGHGAADWSRRPLPVDWLNYAALDVELLIQLRDALEAELREQGKLEWALEEFEALRTAEPAPPRKEPWRRTSGIHSVRTPRGLASIRALWEARDAMAKERDIAPGRVLPDSAIIQAASVNPQDEQALLQLPVFKGRAQRRLSSTWMRALRTAAALPKSDLPDPAPPAEGPPPANRWADKDPEAAARLSAARSALSKIAEAHRVPVENLLQPDLVRRTCWQPPADVDSASVTAALRAGGAREWQIGLTLDPLCTALKATAG, encoded by the coding sequence GTGACGACCACCGGCTCAGGACCCAGCGCTGTCGAACCGCCTGCTCCGGTCCTGCTCACCGAGCCCGAAGAGGGCACCCCCGACGTCGTGGTGGACCTGACCGCGCTCGAGCGGGCCGCCCACCGCATCGCCGCGGGGCACGGACCCATCGCCGTCGACACCGAGCGCGCCTCGGGGTACCGGTACTCCCAACGCGCCTACCTGGTCCAGGTGCGCCGCCAGGGGGCCGGGACGTTCCTGATCGACCCCGTCGCCGTGGACGACCGGGTGGAGGCCCTGGTGGCCGCCCTGGACACCGGCGAGTGGGTGCTGCACGCGGCCTCCCAGGACCTGCCCTGCCTCGCCGACCTCGGCCTGCGCCCCGGCAAGCTGTTCGACACCGAACTCGCCGGGCGGCTCGCGGGCTTCGAGCGGGTCGCGCTCGGCACGCTGGTCGAGCTGCTGCTGGGGTTCCGGCTGGAGAAGGGCCACGGCGCCGCCGACTGGTCCCGCCGCCCGCTGCCGGTCGACTGGCTCAACTACGCCGCGCTCGACGTCGAGCTGCTCATCCAGCTGCGGGACGCGCTCGAGGCCGAGCTGCGCGAGCAGGGCAAGTTGGAGTGGGCGCTGGAGGAGTTCGAGGCGCTGCGCACCGCCGAGCCCGCCCCACCGCGCAAGGAACCGTGGCGCCGCACCTCCGGCATCCACAGCGTCCGCACACCGCGGGGGCTGGCCTCGATCCGGGCCCTGTGGGAGGCGCGCGACGCGATGGCCAAGGAGCGCGACATCGCGCCCGGCCGGGTGCTGCCCGACAGCGCGATCATCCAGGCCGCGTCGGTGAACCCGCAGGACGAGCAGGCGCTGCTGCAGCTCCCGGTGTTCAAGGGGCGCGCGCAGCGGCGGCTGTCGAGCACTTGGATGCGGGCCCTGCGCACCGCGGCGGCCCTGCCGAAGTCCGACCTGCCGGACCCGGCTCCCCCCGCCGAGGGCCCGCCGCCCGCCAACCGCTGGGCCGACAAGGACCCGGAGGCGGCCGCGCGGCTGAGCGCGGCCCGGTCGGCGCTGAGCAAGATCGCCGAGGCGCACCGGGTGCCGGTGGAGAACCTCCTGCAGCCGGACCTGGTGCGGCGCACCTGCTGGCAGCCGCCCGCCGATGTGGACAGCGCGTCGGTCACGGCGGCACTGCGGGCCGGTGGCGCCAGGGAGTGGCAGATCGGGTTGACCCTGGACCCGCTGTGCACGGCCCTGAAGGCGACGGCGGGCTAG
- the hemQ gene encoding hydrogen peroxide-dependent heme synthase: MARLNYAELNDTIRYTMWSVFRIEPGRLPDDRGTAAAETTEYLDALAGKGVVVRGVYDLAGLRADADYMIWWHAEEVEQVQAAYTGFRHTALGRASTPVWSQVALHRPAEFNRSHIPAFLAGEEPRKYICVYPFVRSYEWYLLPDDERRKMLADHGKEARDYPDVRANTVASFALGDYEWILAFEADELHRIVDLMRHLRGTEARLHVREEIPFYTGTRVVPAELVANLP, from the coding sequence ATGGCCCGCCTGAACTACGCCGAGCTCAACGACACCATCCGCTACACCATGTGGTCGGTCTTCCGGATCGAGCCGGGCAGGCTGCCCGACGACCGGGGCACCGCCGCCGCCGAGACCACCGAGTACCTCGATGCCTTGGCGGGCAAGGGGGTCGTGGTCCGCGGTGTGTACGACCTGGCCGGTCTGCGCGCCGACGCCGACTACATGATCTGGTGGCACGCCGAGGAGGTCGAGCAGGTCCAGGCCGCCTACACCGGGTTCCGCCACACCGCCCTCGGCCGCGCGTCCACCCCGGTCTGGAGCCAGGTCGCCCTCCACCGCCCCGCCGAGTTCAACCGCAGCCACATCCCGGCGTTCCTCGCCGGTGAGGAACCGCGCAAGTACATCTGCGTGTACCCGTTCGTCCGGTCCTACGAGTGGTACCTCCTCCCGGACGACGAACGCCGCAAGATGCTCGCCGACCACGGCAAAGAGGCCCGCGACTACCCGGACGTGCGGGCCAACACGGTGGCCTCGTTCGCCTTGGGCGACTACGAGTGGATCCTTGCGTTCGAGGCGGACGAGTTGCACCGCATCGTCGACCTCATGCGGCACTTGCGGGGGACTGAGGCGCGGTTGCACGTCCGGGAGGAGATCCCGTTCTACACGGGTACGCGGGTAGTGCCCGCGGAACTGGTCGCCAACTTGCCGTGA
- the hemE gene encoding uroporphyrinogen decarboxylase — MTELITPAAARRRSLPSAPFLVAARGGVPERVPVWFMRQAGRSLPEYRALRAGTAMLAACFDPAMVTEVTLQPVRRHGVDAAILFSDIVVPLVAAGVDLDIVAGTGPVVATPVRDAAAVRALPSLHQDQVEPVAEAVRMLTRELGDTPLIGFAGAPFTLASYLVEGGPSRNHERTKALMHGEPDTWHALLDHLADTALTFLRAQLGAGVDAVQLFDSWAGALSLRDYREFVLPHSTKVLSGLADAGVPRIHFGVGTGHLLGAMREAGADVVGVDWRTPLDVAARAVPGAAVQGNLDPAVLFAGDDVVRAEVDRIVAEGRAAAGHVFNLGHGVLPQTDPDVITRTVAHAHSLPTGR, encoded by the coding sequence ATGACTGAACTGATCACCCCGGCCGCCGCGCGCCGCCGGAGCCTGCCGTCCGCACCGTTCCTGGTCGCCGCGCGCGGTGGCGTGCCGGAGCGGGTGCCGGTGTGGTTCATGCGCCAGGCGGGCCGCTCGCTGCCGGAGTACCGGGCCCTGCGCGCCGGGACCGCCATGCTCGCCGCCTGCTTCGACCCGGCCATGGTCACCGAGGTGACGCTGCAGCCGGTCCGCCGCCACGGCGTCGACGCCGCCATCCTGTTCAGCGACATCGTGGTGCCGCTGGTCGCCGCCGGGGTCGACCTGGACATCGTCGCGGGCACCGGCCCGGTCGTGGCCACCCCGGTGCGCGACGCGGCCGCCGTGCGCGCGTTGCCGAGCCTGCACCAGGACCAGGTCGAGCCGGTCGCCGAGGCGGTCCGGATGCTGACCCGCGAGCTGGGCGACACGCCGCTGATCGGGTTCGCGGGCGCGCCGTTCACCCTGGCGTCGTACCTGGTCGAGGGCGGTCCGAGCCGCAACCACGAGCGGACCAAGGCCCTGATGCACGGCGAGCCGGACACCTGGCACGCGTTGCTCGACCACCTCGCCGACACGGCGCTGACCTTCCTGCGCGCGCAGCTCGGCGCCGGTGTCGACGCCGTGCAGCTGTTCGACTCCTGGGCGGGCGCGCTGTCGCTGCGGGACTACCGCGAGTTCGTGCTGCCGCACTCGACGAAGGTCCTCAGCGGACTCGCCGACGCGGGCGTGCCGAGGATCCACTTCGGCGTCGGCACCGGGCACCTGCTCGGGGCGATGCGCGAGGCGGGCGCCGACGTGGTCGGGGTCGACTGGCGCACCCCGCTCGACGTGGCCGCGCGCGCCGTCCCCGGCGCCGCCGTGCAGGGCAACCTGGACCCGGCGGTGCTGTTCGCCGGTGACGACGTGGTGCGCGCCGAGGTCGACCGGATCGTCGCGGAGGGCCGGGCGGCCGCCGGGCACGTGTTCAACCTGGGCCACGGGGTGCTGCCGCAGACCGACCCGGACGTGATCACCCGAACCGTCGCGCACGCGCACAGCCTGCCCACCGGGCGCTGA
- a CDS encoding DUF3000 domain-containing protein, giving the protein MTGTSTAPELFTQAVQALKSLRPRPELQLAEVRPPQRLAPYAFALTAEALGPAEVQATGRLILLHDPEGQEAWAGVLRVVAYVRAELDAELADDPLLPSVGWSWLTDALAASGAAFTALGGTVTDTSSARFGDIAGPERTDDLELRASWTPTGELAPHGEAFLDLMASVVGLPPVGVALFEQRRGE; this is encoded by the coding sequence GTGACTGGAACGTCGACCGCGCCTGAACTCTTCACCCAGGCCGTCCAGGCGCTGAAGTCGCTGCGCCCCCGGCCAGAGCTGCAGCTGGCCGAGGTCCGCCCGCCGCAACGGCTGGCCCCGTACGCGTTCGCCCTCACCGCCGAGGCGCTCGGCCCGGCCGAGGTCCAGGCCACCGGCAGACTCATCCTGCTGCACGACCCCGAGGGCCAGGAGGCCTGGGCCGGGGTGCTGCGCGTGGTCGCCTACGTCCGCGCCGAACTCGACGCCGAGCTGGCGGACGACCCGCTGCTGCCCAGCGTGGGCTGGTCGTGGCTGACCGACGCCCTGGCGGCCTCGGGGGCGGCGTTCACCGCGCTGGGCGGGACGGTGACCGACACGTCCTCGGCGCGCTTCGGCGACATCGCCGGGCCGGAGCGCACCGACGACCTGGAGCTGCGGGCGTCGTGGACGCCGACCGGGGAGCTCGCGCCGCACGGGGAGGCGTTCCTCGACCTGATGGCCAGCGTCGTGGGGTTGCCGCCGGTGGGGGTCGCGCTGTTCGAGCAGCGCCGGGGCGAATAG
- the hemG gene encoding protoporphyrinogen oxidase: MRVAVVGGGIAGLAAAHRLRALLGPTAEITVVEQSDRLGGKIRTTELAGRRFDVGAEAYLTRRPEVTALLAELGIADVTHPTKARSTVRAGGVTRHIPGGHVMGVPARAAAVADLLTPEGLALVAAEPDLPPLTLDGDQALGPLLRSRFGDELPERLVDPLLGGVYAGSVDGLGLRATLPAIADALDAGATSLTEAAARCLPTPTGQPVFGTLRSGLGSLVDRLAESATLRLGVPVREVTKTATGWRLTLGANAAAHQPPDPVLAVDAVVLAVPAAAARKLLDGVVPAAAAAYGRVEVASMAVVALALPEGTELPGTSGVLLGAGERRLGGGPFAVKAFTFSASKWAHLGGETVIVRGSVGRFGDPGALKADDDELVRLVRADLVELTGVTAPPVDAVVTRWGGGLPQYGPGHPALVAEIERAVAAEPGLAVAGASLHGVGIPACIATGDTAARRVAAHLARHRTG; encoded by the coding sequence GTGCGGGTCGCGGTCGTCGGCGGGGGGATCGCCGGGCTGGCCGCGGCGCACCGCCTGCGCGCACTGCTCGGCCCGACCGCCGAGATCACCGTCGTCGAGCAGTCCGACCGGCTCGGCGGCAAGATCCGCACCACTGAGCTCGCCGGTCGCCGCTTCGACGTCGGCGCCGAGGCCTACCTGACCCGCCGCCCCGAGGTGACCGCCCTGCTCGCGGAGCTGGGCATCGCCGACGTCACGCACCCGACCAAAGCCCGCTCCACCGTCCGCGCGGGCGGCGTCACCCGGCACATCCCCGGTGGTCACGTCATGGGCGTGCCCGCGCGCGCAGCCGCCGTCGCCGACCTGCTCACCCCCGAGGGCCTGGCCCTGGTCGCCGCTGAACCCGACCTGCCACCGCTCACCCTCGACGGCGACCAGGCCCTGGGCCCCCTGCTGCGGTCCCGCTTCGGCGACGAGCTGCCAGAACGCCTGGTCGACCCCCTCCTCGGCGGCGTCTACGCGGGCAGCGTCGACGGTCTCGGCCTACGCGCGACCCTGCCCGCCATCGCCGATGCGCTCGACGCAGGCGCCACGTCCCTCACCGAGGCCGCCGCCCGCTGCCTGCCGACCCCGACCGGTCAGCCGGTCTTCGGCACATTGCGCTCCGGTCTCGGCAGCCTGGTCGACCGGCTCGCTGAGTCCGCCACCCTCCGCCTCGGTGTCCCGGTCCGCGAGGTGACCAAGACCGCGACCGGCTGGCGGCTCACCCTCGGCGCCAACGCCGCCGCCCACCAGCCGCCCGACCCCGTGCTCGCCGTCGACGCCGTCGTCCTCGCCGTCCCGGCCGCCGCCGCGCGAAAGCTGCTCGACGGGGTCGTGCCTGCTGCGGCCGCCGCGTACGGGCGGGTCGAGGTCGCGTCCATGGCCGTGGTCGCGCTGGCGCTGCCCGAGGGCACGGAGCTGCCCGGAACGTCCGGCGTGCTGCTCGGCGCGGGGGAGCGGCGCCTCGGCGGCGGGCCGTTCGCGGTGAAGGCGTTCACCTTCTCGGCGTCCAAGTGGGCCCATCTCGGCGGTGAGACCGTGATCGTGCGGGGCTCGGTCGGCCGCTTCGGCGACCCCGGCGCGCTCAAGGCCGACGATGACGAACTGGTCCGCCTGGTGCGCGCCGACCTCGTCGAGCTCACCGGGGTCACCGCGCCTCCGGTCGACGCGGTGGTGACCAGGTGGGGCGGCGGGCTGCCCCAGTACGGACCCGGCCACCCGGCGCTCGTCGCGGAGATCGAACGCGCGGTCGCCGCCGAACCCGGGCTGGCCGTGGCGGGCGCGTCCCTGCACGGCGTCGGCATCCCCGCCTGCATCGCCACCGGCGACACCGCGGCCCGGCGTGTCGCTGCCCACCTGGCGCGCCACCGCACCGGGTGA